A region from the Pseudomonas sp. Teo4 genome encodes:
- a CDS encoding sarcosine oxidase subunit delta, translating to MLQIFCPHCGELRSEEEFHASGQAHIARPLDPNACSDEEWGTYMFFRDNPRGIHHELWDHVAGCRMYFNVTRDTVTYEILETYKIGEKPQVTANGKASSATSTAKGQGEKV from the coding sequence ATGTTGCAAATTTTCTGTCCCCACTGCGGCGAGCTGCGCTCCGAAGAAGAGTTCCACGCCTCTGGCCAGGCGCACATCGCCCGCCCGCTGGACCCTAACGCCTGCTCCGACGAGGAGTGGGGTACCTACATGTTCTTCCGTGACAACCCACGCGGTATTCACCACGAACTGTGGGACCACGTCGCTGGCTGCCGTATGTACTTCAACGTCACCCGTGACACCGTGACCTACGAGATTCTGGAAACCTACAAGATCGGCGAGAAGCCGCAGGTGACCGCCAACGGCAAGGCCAGCAGCGCCACGTCCACCGCCAAGGGCCAAGGGGAAAAAGTATGA